In one Winogradskyella sp. MH6 genomic region, the following are encoded:
- a CDS encoding peptidylprolyl isomerase: MQDGLYAKFNTSKGEILVNLEFEKTPGTVGNFVALAEGNLENSAKPQGTPYYDGLKFHRVIPDFMIQGGCPLGTGTGNPGYKFDDEIHPDLKHDAPGKLSMANAGPGTNGSQFFITHVETPWLDGKHTVFGNVVEGQDVVDAVAQGDKIESIEIVRVGDAAKNFNAIEAFRTFEGAREKRIAAEREAARAELDKLAAGFEETASGLRYKIIQKGNGKKAEKGNMVSVHYKGQLADGTVFDSSYKRNSPLDFQVGVGQVIPGWDEGICLLNVGDKARLVIPSDLGYGAAGAGGVIPPNATLVFDVELMGTK, translated from the coding sequence ATGCAAGACGGATTATACGCAAAATTCAACACCTCAAAAGGTGAAATCTTAGTCAATTTAGAATTCGAAAAAACGCCTGGTACAGTAGGTAACTTTGTAGCCTTAGCAGAGGGTAACTTAGAAAACTCAGCAAAGCCACAAGGTACACCTTACTACGATGGTTTAAAATTTCATAGGGTAATTCCAGATTTTATGATTCAAGGAGGTTGTCCACTTGGCACAGGAACAGGAAATCCAGGTTATAAATTTGATGATGAAATTCACCCAGATTTAAAACACGATGCGCCAGGTAAACTATCTATGGCAAATGCAGGTCCTGGTACTAATGGTAGCCAGTTCTTCATAACTCACGTAGAAACCCCTTGGTTAGATGGTAAGCATACGGTGTTTGGTAATGTGGTAGAAGGACAAGATGTTGTTGATGCTGTAGCACAAGGAGATAAAATAGAAAGTATAGAGATTGTAAGAGTTGGTGATGCTGCCAAAAATTTTAATGCTATTGAAGCTTTTAGAACTTTTGAAGGTGCGCGCGAAAAACGTATTGCTGCAGAGCGTGAAGCGGCAAGAGCAGAGTTAGATAAATTAGCTGCAGGTTTTGAAGAAACGGCTTCAGGATTACGTTACAAGATCATTCAAAAAGGAAATGGTAAAAAAGCCGAAAAAGGTAACATGGTGTCTGTACATTACAAAGGGCAATTAGCAGATGGTACTGTTTTCGATTCTTCATACAAGAGAAATTCTCCTTTAGATTTTCAAGTTGGTGTTGGTCAGGTTATTCCTGGTTGGGACGAAGGTATCTGTTTACTTAATGTAGGAGACAAAGCTCGTTTAGTAATTCCTAGCGACTTAGGGTATGGTGCTGCAGGTGCAGGAGGTGTTATTCCACCAAATGCGACATTAGTTTTTGATGTAGAATTAATGGGAACAAAATAA